The genomic region ACAACTGTATAACAAAAATAATTAATTAAAACTTAAACTTTGCTCTGTTGAGCAATAATTTAAGGTATATGCCTAAACTAAAAATTCATCATAATCCGATATCATGGTGAATTTGATTAAAAAGAATATTTGAGCTGGGAGAATAAAAGGCTGTTCCTTGAATCTTAAGGAATATATTAAAATTTACTATTGAATTGTTATTGGAGGAAAAATTGTTTTCTCAGGTCATAGTCTACATGGTTTACTTGTAGGCTATATTTTTATGTACCCATTTTTTCTTATTTCAATCTATAATATATATATAGAATATAGATATATAGGATGTAACAGCATGTGCAAATAAAATAAGTTGAAAATTTCAATAAAAAGTGAGAGAATATAACTTAGGAGGAGAGAGTAAAACATGAATAAATTAATAGCATTGGTGCTAGCAGCCGGTGAAGGTAAAAGAATGAAATCAAAACACTCAAAGGTTATACATAAGATTTGTGGGAAACCGGTTATAAGCTGGGTTTGTAACGCTGTGGAAAAAGCCGGTTTTACAGAGACCATAATTGTGGTTGGACATCGTGCTGACGAGGTAAAAGAATACCTGGGTGATAAATACCAGTATGTATTTCAAGAAGAACAGCTGGGTACAGGCCATGCAGTAATTCAGGCTGAAAGCCTATTAAGAGAACGAGAAGGACTTGTATTTATTTTGTATGGAGATACACCTTTAATTTCTCCGAAGACTATGAATGATGCTATTGCATTCCATAAAAATAGTGGTTGCCAGGCCACAATTGTCACGGCAGTACTGGATGACCCTTCAGGTTACGGCAGAATAGTCAGAGACCCGGACGGGAGTGTAGTTAGAATTGTTGAACACGTGGATGCTTCTCCTGAAGAGAGGAATATCAAAGAAATTAATTCAGGGATGTATTGCTTTTGTATAAAGGATTTGTTATCTGCTCTCAAGGATTTGGACAATAATAATGACCAGGGCGAATACTATATAACTGATACGATTGAAATACTTTTAAAGAAGGGACTTAAGGTTGGGGCTTATGAAGTTAAAAACCCCCAGGAAATACTGGGTATTAATGATAGAATTCAATTATACCAGGTGTCGGAAATAATGAGAAAAAGAATTCATGAAAATTATATGCGGGAAGGAGTGACGATAATTGATCCGAACTCTACATTTATCGATGACGGCGTGAAAATAGGCATGGATACCGTTATTTATCCAGGAACGATAATTGAAGGCAGTAGTGAAATAGGAGAAGACTGTATAATTGGTCCAAACAGTAGAATAATTTCTTCAACTATAGGTAATGGGGTGGAATTTGTGAATTCCATTGTAGTAGAAAGTGTCATTGGTGATAAAACTACCGTCGGACCTTTTGCATATATAAGGCCCGGCAACGAAATAGGAAATAACGTTAAAATCGGCGATTTCGTTGAATTGAAGAAGTCTGTCATTGGAGACAAGACAAAAATACCTCACCTTGCTTATATAGGGGATGCTATTGTAGGAAGGAATACTAATATAGCCTGCGGAGTTATTACTGTAAATTACAACGGGAAAGAAAAGAACAGGACAATTATAGGGAACAATGCTTTTGTGGGGTGTAATGTAAACCTTATAGCTCCTGTGGAGGTTAAGGATAATTCCTATATTGCAGCAGGTTCGACAATTACCGATGATATTCCTGAGTATTCCCTTGCAATAGCAAGAGAGAGGCAGGTAATAAAGGAAGATTGGGTTAGAAAAAAAGGCATGGAGAGAAAGGAATAAATAAACAAGAGAGTAAAGAAAGGCAGAAGGAAGGGTATAGAATGAATATACATGGTAAAGATATAAAAATTTTTTCAGGAAACTCACACAGGGCATTAGCAGAAGAAATTGCTGAAAAAATAGGGCTTCCTGTAGGAATTGCTACTGTAGGCAAGTTTAGCGATGGAGAGACTGAAGTTAATATCGGTGAAGTGGTAAGAGGCTCCGATGTATTTGTAATTCAATCTACCTGTTATCCTGTAAATGATAACCTTATGGAGCTTCTTATAATGATGGATGCTCTTAAAAGGGCCTCTGCAGGAAGAATTACGGCAGTTATTCCGTACTTTGGATATGCAAGGCAGGACAGAAAAGCAAAAGCCAGAGATCCGATTTCAGCCAAATTAGTAGCTAATCTTATTACAGTTGCCGGGGCTGACAGGGTGCTTACCATGGACCTCCATGTCCCCCAACTCCAGGGATTTTTCGATATACCCGTGGATCATCTCCTGGGAGTGCCTATATTGGCGGAATATTTTAAGGAAAAGTTCCACGACCTGGAGGATCTGGTAATAGTATCACCTGATGTGGGAAGTGTAACCAGGGCAAGAAAGCTTGCCGAGCGTCTTGATGCACCCATTGCGATTGTAGATAAAAGAAGGCCAAAGGCTAATGTAAGCGAGGTTATGAATATAATTGGGGATGTTTCATGTAAAAAGGCTATACTGATAGACGACTTGATAGATACGGCAGGGACCATTGTTAACGCTGCTGATGCATTGACCAAAGCGGGAGCAAAGGAGGTATATGCTTGCGGAACTCATGGAGTATTGTCCGGCCCTGCTGTGGAAAGGATTAAAAACTCTTCGATAAAGGAGCTTGTTATACTGAATACAATACCATTGACCAAGGAAAAAAGAATAGATAAAATAGTATCAATTTCTGTTGCCCCAATATTTGCAGAGGCTATTGAAAGAATTTATGGTGATATGTCCATAAGTTCTCTCTTTACATGACATGATGCCTCACAAAAGTACACGATGATAGGAAAGGAGTACCTTTTTTGGAAGAACTTCACATAATAGCAGGACTGGGGAATCCGGGGATAAAGTATAGGAATACCCGGCATAATGTAGGTTTTGATACTATTGACATGTTGTCGGAGAAGTTTGATATAAATGTGAAGCAGCTTAAGCATAAGGCCCTTATTGGGGATGGCTATATAGAGGATAAAAAAGTTTTGCTTGTAAAGCCCCAAACATACATGAATGCCAGCGGAGAAAGCATAAGGGATATAGTGGAATGGTATAAAATCTGCATGAAATGGTTAATACTGGTATATGATGATGTGGATTTGCCCCTTGGAAAGATCAGGGTGCGCCGAAGCGGAAGCGCCGGAACCCATAATGGAATGAAGTCGATTATATACCAGTTGCAGTCGGATGCTTTTCCAAGGGTAAGGATAGGGATAGGCAAGCCACCAGAAGGCATGGATATTGTGGGCCATGTCCTGGGGAAGTTTACTAAAGATGAAAGGGCTGTTATCGACAACAGTATTGTGAGAGCAGCAGAAGCTGTGGTTACAATAATTAAATCAGGCGTTGATGAAGCAATGGCAAGATTTAACGGTTAATACCCATTATTATAAAAAATTTATGGAAAAATAAGGATGAAATGGTTAACTGAACCTCTTTTTGAACTTGAAGGATATAATAAAATACTGGAGTCTGTTAAAAACGATGCAGCTAAAGTAAATATAATAGGCCCGTCAGATTCTCAAAAGGCCCATTTTGCTTATGCTGTCGTAAGTCACCTTAACCGTAAAGGGCTGTTTATTACTTATAATGAAATTCAGGCAAGGCGTTTTTATGAAGACTTTTTATTTTTCTTTGGTGATAATGTGCTTTTATTCCCAACGAAAGAAATCTTATACCATGATGTGGAAGCCAAAAGTAATGATACCATTTTCCAGCGTATAGCAGTACTTGACAAAATATTGGAAGGTAAATACCGGTTTATTGTTGCATCTATTGAAGCTGTTTCTCATAAACTGCCCTCAAAACGGCTTTTTTCCGATAACATATTGTTCTTTGAATCAGGAGAAAGCATAGATTTGGAGAAATTAATAGAAAAGCTTACGGATATGGGATATGAGAGGACAGATATTGTAGAAGGGAAAGGGCAGTTTTCCGTAAGGGGAGGAATAGTAGACATATTTTCTGTAGACAAGGAAGAGCCTTTCAGGATAGAATTGTTTGTCAATGAAGTTGATTCTATCAGGGTGTTTGATTCCCTGACCCAGCGTTCCATAGATAAACTTGACAAAGTTAAAGTTTTGCCTGCCAGGGAAATAATATGTCCAGGCAATAAAAGGAATGAAGTAATTAATAAGATAAAAGAGGACTTGGACAACTATACTAAAAAGTTAATCAAAAAGAAGGATTCGGAATTTATAAAACAGGTTAAAGCAAACATGGAACGGGATATTGAACGATTTGAGTCAAACCCCTATTTCCCTGGAGCAGATAGGTATATACCGTATATTCTGGATGATCCAGGTCATTTGTTAGATTACATGGAAGGAAATAAGATTATTTTTTTAGATGAGACTTCCAGGATAAGCCAGAGGGTGGACAATTTGCTCTTAGAGCACCATGAGGTATGTAAAGGGCTTTTGGAAAAAGCTCGAATTCTACCTTCAAACATTGAAATATACTATGACTATGAGGATACAGCTGCAAGGTTGGAAAAAGAGGCAATTATTCATATTAGTACTGTTGTTTCAAGGGAATATGGGTATACTTATAAAACTAATGCATCCAGGAACTACAACATATTATGCAAACAATTGCCTTCATACCACGGATTCATGGATATGCTTGCAAATGATATAGCAGACTGGAAGAAGAAAAATAACAAAATTGTCATATTGGCAGGAACAACGGCACATGGGGAAAAACTCCGTGACAGACTTGCATTAAACAATATTGAAGCAATATACCTGGAAGGCAAAGATGTTAAACTTTTACCGGGCAAGGTAATTATCACCCTAGGCAGTCTCAATAAGGGGT from Bacillota bacterium harbors:
- the glmU gene encoding bifunctional UDP-N-acetylglucosamine diphosphorylase/glucosamine-1-phosphate N-acetyltransferase GlmU; this translates as MNKLIALVLAAGEGKRMKSKHSKVIHKICGKPVISWVCNAVEKAGFTETIIVVGHRADEVKEYLGDKYQYVFQEEQLGTGHAVIQAESLLREREGLVFILYGDTPLISPKTMNDAIAFHKNSGCQATIVTAVLDDPSGYGRIVRDPDGSVVRIVEHVDASPEERNIKEINSGMYCFCIKDLLSALKDLDNNNDQGEYYITDTIEILLKKGLKVGAYEVKNPQEILGINDRIQLYQVSEIMRKRIHENYMREGVTIIDPNSTFIDDGVKIGMDTVIYPGTIIEGSSEIGEDCIIGPNSRIISSTIGNGVEFVNSIVVESVIGDKTTVGPFAYIRPGNEIGNNVKIGDFVELKKSVIGDKTKIPHLAYIGDAIVGRNTNIACGVITVNYNGKEKNRTIIGNNAFVGCNVNLIAPVEVKDNSYIAAGSTITDDIPEYSLAIARERQVIKEDWVRKKGMERKE
- a CDS encoding ribose-phosphate diphosphokinase, coding for MNIHGKDIKIFSGNSHRALAEEIAEKIGLPVGIATVGKFSDGETEVNIGEVVRGSDVFVIQSTCYPVNDNLMELLIMMDALKRASAGRITAVIPYFGYARQDRKAKARDPISAKLVANLITVAGADRVLTMDLHVPQLQGFFDIPVDHLLGVPILAEYFKEKFHDLEDLVIVSPDVGSVTRARKLAERLDAPIAIVDKRRPKANVSEVMNIIGDVSCKKAILIDDLIDTAGTIVNAADALTKAGAKEVYACGTHGVLSGPAVERIKNSSIKELVILNTIPLTKEKRIDKIVSISVAPIFAEAIERIYGDMSISSLFT
- a CDS encoding aminoacyl-tRNA hydrolase; the encoded protein is MEELHIIAGLGNPGIKYRNTRHNVGFDTIDMLSEKFDINVKQLKHKALIGDGYIEDKKVLLVKPQTYMNASGESIRDIVEWYKICMKWLILVYDDVDLPLGKIRVRRSGSAGTHNGMKSIIYQLQSDAFPRVRIGIGKPPEGMDIVGHVLGKFTKDERAVIDNSIVRAAEAVVTIIKSGVDEAMARFNG